Proteins co-encoded in one Thamnophis elegans isolate rThaEle1 chromosome 1, rThaEle1.pri, whole genome shotgun sequence genomic window:
- the CKB gene encoding creatine kinase B-type, with the protein MPFSNSHNLSKMNYSAEDEYPDLSLHNNHMASILTLELYTKLRGKQTSSGFTVDDCIQTGVDNPGHPFIKTVGCVAGDEESYDTFCDLFDPVIEDRHGGYKPTDQHKTDLNADNLEGGDDLDPNYVLSSRVRTGRSIRGFCLPPHCSRGERRAIEKLSVEALASLEGDFSGKYYALKNMTDAEQQQLIDDHFLFDKPVSPLLLASGMARDWPDGRGIWHNDNKTFLVWINEEDHLRIISMQKGGNMKEVFARFCSGLTQLESLFKSQNYEYMWNSHLGYILTCPSNLGTGLRAGVHVKLPNLSKHEKFGDVLKRLRLQKRGTGGVDTAAVGGVFDISNADRLGFSEVELVQMVVDGVKLLIEMEKRLEKGQCINDLIPAQK; encoded by the exons ATGCCCTTCTCAAACAGCCACAATCTTTCCAAGATGAATTACTCTGCAGAAGATGAATATCCAGACCTGAGTCTCCATAACAATCACATGGCTTCCATTCTGACCTTGGAGTTATATACAAAGCTGAGGGGTAAACAGACTTCTAGTGGATTTACCGTGGATGATTGTATTCAGACCGGAGTGGACAACCCAG GCCATCCCTTCATTAAGACAGTAGGATGCGTAGCTGGTGATGAGGAATCGTATGACACATTCTGTGACCTCTTTGACCCAGTTATTGAAGATCGACATGGAGGCTACAAACCTACGGATCAACATAAGACTGACTTGAATGCTGATAACCTGGAG GGTGGTGATGATTTGGACCCCAACTATGTTCTGAGTTCAcgtgtccgaactggtaggagcaTTCGTGGCTTCTGTCTGCCTCCCCACTGTAGCAGAGGAGAGAGACGTGCAATTGAAAAACTTTCTGTGGAAG CTTTGGCCAGCCTGGAAGGGGACTTCAGTGGGAAGTACTATGCTTTGAAGAATATGACAGACGCCGAACAGCAGCAGCTCATTGATGATCACTTCCTTTTTGATAAACCTGTTTCCCCTTTGCTCTTGGCTTCTGGAATGGCCCGTGACTGGCCTGATGGAAGGGGCATCTG GCATAATGACAATAAGACTTTCCTTGTGTGGATCAATGAGGAAGATCACCTTAGAATTATTTCCATGCAAAAAGGTGGAAATATGAAAGAGGTTTTTGCTCGTTTCTGTTCTGGGCTAACCCAG CTTGAATCACTCTTCAAATCCCAAAACTATGAATATATGTGGAATTCCCATCTGGGATATATCTTGACTTGCCCATCCAACCTTGGCACAGGTCTCCGAGCGGGAGTTCATGTTAAATTGCCGAATCTTAGCAAACATGAGAAATTTGGAGATGTCCTCAAGAGGCTTAGGCTGCAGAAACGTGGTACAG GTGGTGTGGACACAGCAGCTGTGGGAGGAGTCTTTGATATCTCCAACGCTGACCGTCTGGGCTTCTCTGAAGTAGAGCTGGTGCAGATGGTAGTGGATGGAGTAAAGCTGTTGATTGAAATGGAGAAACGCCTTGAAAAGGGCCAGTGCATTAATGATTTGATTCCAGCTCAGAAATGA